The sequence below is a genomic window from Croceicoccus marinus.
TCCCGCACAGCAGCACCCGCCGCCGCCCGAACCGGTCCGCCAGGAAGCCGAAGATCAGCGACCCGACGCCCATGCCGATCAGATAGCTGCCCACGACCAGTTGCCTGTCGTTGGGATTTTCCGCGCCCAGATCGCGCGCGATATCGCCCAGCGCCGGCAGCATGGTATCGATCCCCAGCGCCTGAAGCGACATGAGGAATGCGAGCATGGCTGTGAATTCCGCCCTCCCGAGGGATTGGGGCGGCGCGGGGAATTTGAACATGACGGTTGTCCTTGCGCCCGAAACCGGCGCGGCTCAATCCCTAAACTTGCTGCACCTGCACATGATCCCGCTTGCGGGCGCGCATGCAAGAATGTCTGCCCAGCGCGTTTCGGCTGCGCTATTGGGGCGTGGTGACCGACGCTGCGAACACGGAAGACGACGCCCGGGCGGCGGGGCTGCGCAAGATCATCCATGTCGACATGGATGCCTTCTTCGCCAGCGTCGAACAGCGCGACAACCCCGAACTGCGCGGCAAGCCGGTGGCCGTCGGCGGATCGTCGGGGCGCGGGGTGGTCGCCGCCGCCAGCTATGAAGCGCGCCGCTTCGGCGTACGCTCGGCCATGCCGTCGATCACCGCCAAAAGGCTGTGCCCCGATCTGGTGTTCTGCAAGTCGCGCTTCGACGTCTACCGCGAGGTGAGCGGCCAGATCCGCGCGATCTTTCGCGATTATACCGACCTCGTCGAACCGCTCTCGCTGGACGAGGCCTATCTCGACGTGACCGAGGACCGGCACAATCTCGGCTCGGCCACCCGCATCGCGCAGGCCATCCGCCGCCGCATCCGCGAGGATACGCGGCTGACCGCCAGCGCGGGCGTCAGCTACAACAAGTTCCTGGCCAAGCTGGCGTCGGACCAGAACAAGCCCGACGGGCTCTGCGTGATCCGGCCGGGCGAGGGGGCGGCATTCGTCGCGGGCCTGCCGGTGTCGCGCTTTCACGGCGTCGGGCCCAAGGGCGCGGAAAAGATGAAGCGGCTGGGGATCGAGACCGGCGCCGACCTTGCCGAGCGCGACCTGC
It includes:
- the dinB gene encoding DNA polymerase IV; this translates as MQECLPSAFRLRYWGVVTDAANTEDDARAAGLRKIIHVDMDAFFASVEQRDNPELRGKPVAVGGSSGRGVVAAASYEARRFGVRSAMPSITAKRLCPDLVFCKSRFDVYREVSGQIRAIFRDYTDLVEPLSLDEAYLDVTEDRHNLGSATRIAQAIRRRIREDTRLTASAGVSYNKFLAKLASDQNKPDGLCVIRPGEGAAFVAGLPVSRFHGVGPKGAEKMKRLGIETGADLAERDLPFLRAHFGSFADYLYRAARGVDLREVRSHRIRKSLGGERTFHQDLSAPAELREAMDNIVDIVWDRIEKGEVRGRTVTLKLKYNDFQIASRARSIPQFVGGKAEFAAIGQGLLADMMPLPRPIRLMGLTLSKLEGVQPRKRGDETRQLDLL